One genomic segment of Arachis duranensis cultivar V14167 chromosome 4, aradu.V14167.gnm2.J7QH, whole genome shotgun sequence includes these proteins:
- the LOC107486043 gene encoding MDIS1-interacting receptor like kinase 2-like isoform X1, whose product MNFIACRCRGIIILFIFLCVLVKLSSTYTMEANALLKWKASLDYQSKPTLSSWKNGTSPCRWKGIHCDKSRSITTMSLENFGLQGTLHTLNFSSFPSLLTINIYNNFFYGTIPPQIGNMSRVNILNFSKNSFEGSIPKEMWTLRSLQMLDLSLCSSLSGPIPGSIANLTNLTYLDLGSNNFSGSIPHEIGKLVNLNYLAVSGNHLSGFIPQEIGRLTNLTLLDLSENTLNGTIPSVITNLSYLNALLLDNNTLSGLIPPSLWNMSKLNYLFLNGNRLSGSIPASIGNLANLIGLTLDSNHLSGPIPSTIGNMTLLSYLFLGWNHFFGRIPASIGNLINLAILELEGNNFSGSIPDTIGNLKKLTRLDLSFNKFSSKLPQTMNNFTILEVFLLTECNLTGHLPTQICLGGSLVYFSAEGNHFTGPVPTSLKNCSSIARIVLHGNQIEGDITKAFGIYPNMKYIDLSDNKFYGQISPDWGKSHSLLNLIMSSNNISGHIPKQIAEAAKLGRLHLSSNQLTGQVPKELGRLKNLLELKISNNHLSGNIPSEIGSLQNLERLHLAGNELSGNIPTEVVKLPNLLELNLSNNKLEGSIPEFHITQLLYSLDLSGNMLHGPIPTVLGELKQLQLLNLSHNNLSGTIPLSFDSMSSLVYLNISYNQLEGPLPNNEAFLHASIESLKNNKGLCGNVTGLVACPRISPIRKNHKVVLLVLLLVFGVLILILCVVAISMYIICRRARMKEDPAKEAKAEEHFSIWSHDGKMAFETIIEATNNFDDKYLIGIGGQGSVYRAELPGMVVAVKKLHMESDADDKFNSKAFENEIKALTEMKHRNIIKLYGFCQHSQFSFLVYKYLDGGSLDHVLGDEKQATAFDWERRVNVVKGVANALSYMHHGCKPPIVHRDISSKNVLLDSEYEAHVSDFGTVKFLQPGSNWTTPAGVTYGYGAPELVQTMEVTEKCDVYSFGVLCFEILMGKHPADLINSLLSPSTASITYNLLLVDVIDQRPPHPEKSVVGEIMLITKWALECLSQSPQFRPTMHQVSKELMMGKSSFSHDHFPMIRLGQLNQELLETPLM is encoded by the exons CAGTCCATGCAGATGGAAGGGGATTCATTGTGATAAATCCAGGTCCATCACGACCATGAGTCTTGAAAATTTTGGACTCCAAGGTACACTCCACACTCTCAACTTCTCCTCATTCCCCAGCCTCCTCACCATAAATATCTACAACAATTTCTTTTATGGAACCATACCCCCTCAAATTGGTAATATGTCCAGAGTCAATATATTGAACTTCTCTAAAAATTCTTTTGAGGGTTCCATCCCTAAAGAGATGTGGACTTTGAGGAGTTTACAAATGCTTGATCTTTCACTCTGTTCCAGTCTAAGTGGACCAATCCCAGGTTCCATTGCAAATTTGACCAACTTAACATATCTAGACTTAGGAAGCAACAATTTTTCTGGTAGCATTCCTCATGAGATTGGAAAATTGGTCAACCTTAATTATCTTGCTGTCAGCGGAAACCACTTGTCTGGTTTCATTCCGCAAGAAATTGGAAGACTGACGAACCTTACGCTGCTTGATTTGTCAGAGAACACTCTCAATGGTACTATCCCTTCTGTAATAACTAACCTCAGCTACTTGAATGCACTTCTTCTTGATAATAACACCCTTTCTGGCCTAATCCCACCATCCCTGTGGAACATGTCTAAGTTgaattatctttttcttaatggCAATCGACTTTCTGGATCAATCCCTGCTTCCATCGGAAACTTGGCCAATTTGATAGGCCTTACACTTGATTCCAACCACCTTTCTGGACCCATTCCTTCTACCATTGGGAATATGACATTACTTAGCTACTTATTCCTTGGCTGGAATCATTTCTTTGGACGAATTCCTGCCTCTATTGGTAACCTCATCAATTTGGCTATACTTGAACTTGAAGGAAACAATTTCTCTGGCTCTATTCCTGATACAATTGGAAACctgaaaaagcttaccagaCTAGATTTGTCCTTTAACAAGTTTAGTAGCAAACTTCCACAAACCATGAATAACTTTACCATTTTAGAGGTCTTTCTACTAACCGAATGTAATCTCACTGGCCATTTGCCAACTCAAATCTGCTTAGGTGGCTCATTAGTATACTTTAGTGCTGAAGGCAACCATTTTACTGGTCCAGTTCCAACAAGCTTGAAGAATTGCTCTAGTATTGCCAGAATTGTTCTACATGGAAATCAAATAGAGGGAGACATAACAAAAGCTTTTGGCATATATCCAAATATGAAGTATATTGATCTAAgtgataataaattttatggCCAAATTTCTCCAGACTGGGGGAAGAGCCATAGTCTCTTGAACTTGATCATGtccagcaataatatttctggCCATATACCAAAGCAAATTGCTGAGGCTGCTAAGCTAGGCAGGCTTCACCTTTCTTCAAACCAATTAACAGGACAGGTTCCAAAGGAGTTAGGGAGGTTGAAAAACCTGCTTGAACTCAAGATCAGTAACAATCATCTTTCAGGGAATATTCCATCAGAAATAGGATCACTGCAGAATCTTGAACGCTTGCATCTAGCAGGAAATGAGTTGAGTGGGAACATACCAACAGAAGTTGTTAAGTTACCCAACTTGTTGGAATTGAACTTGAGCAACAACAAGCTAGAGGGAAGCATCCCCGAGTTTCACATAACCCAACTTTTGTATTCTCTTGATCTTAGTGGGAATATGTTGCATGGACCAATACCAACAGTGCTTGGAGAGTTGAAACAATTGCAATTGCTGAACCTCTCTCACAATAATCTTTCTGGCACAATTCCATTAAGTTTTGATAGCATGTCAAGCTTGGTTTATCTCAACATATCATACAACCAGTTAGAAGGACCACTACCAAATAATGAAGCCTTTCTTCATGCTTCAATTGAATCATTGAAAAATAACAAAGGCTTGTGTGGTAATGTCACTGGCTTGGTGGCATGCCCAAGAATCAGTCCTATCCGCAAAAATCACAAGGTCGTGTTATTAGTATTACTTCTTGTCTTTGGAGTACTAATACTTATACTTTGTGTGGTGGCTATTTCAATGTATATTATTTGTAGAAGAGCCAGAATGAAAGAAGACCCGGCTAAGGAAGCAAAAGCAGAAGAACACTTTTCCATATGGAGCCATGATGGAAAAATGGCGTTCGAAACTATCATTGAAGCCACCAATAATTTTGATGACAAGTATCTCATTGGAATTGGAGGCCAAGGATCCGTATACAGAGCTGAGTTGCCAGGTATGGTTGTTGCTGTGAAGAAACTTCACATGGAATCAGATGCAGATGATAAGTTCAATTCGAAGGCATTTGAAAATGAGATCAAAGCATTGACAGAAATGAAGCACCGAAACATCATAAAGCTGTATGGTTTTTGCCAGCATTCACAATTCTCATTTTTGGTGTACAAGTACTTGGACGGTGGCAGTTTGGATCATGTACTAGGTGATGAAAAGCAAGCAACTGCATTTGACTGGGAAAGGCGGGTGAATGTGGTTAAAGGAGTTGCTAATGCTTTGTCATATATGCATCATGGTTGCAAACCCCCTATAGTTCACCGCGACATATCAAGCAAGAATGTCCTTTTGGATTCAGAATATGAAGCTCATGTCTCTGATTTTGGGACAGTTAAGTTTCTACAGCCTGGTTCAAATTGGACCACACCTGCAGGAGTCACCTATGGCTATGGAGCTCCAG AGCTTGTTCAAACTATGGAAGTGACTGAAAAATGTGATGTATATAGTTTTGGAGTGCTTTGTTTCGAAATCCTTATGGGAAAGCATCCGGCAGATCTGATCAATTCATTGTTGTCGCCATCAACAGCTTCAATAACATACAATTTGCTATTGGTTGATGTAATTGATCAAAGGCCTCCTCATCCTGAGAAGTCAGTTGTTGGGGAAATCATGTTGATCACAAAGTGGGCGCTTGAGTGTTTGAG